In Lagopus muta isolate bLagMut1 chromosome 20, bLagMut1 primary, whole genome shotgun sequence, the following proteins share a genomic window:
- the TEX14 gene encoding inactive serine/threonine-protein kinase TEX14 isoform X1, producing MESYKGDCLYHLINAFQSISLYFLFAAGTWQSPSLSTILPFPSSFPFLLEEENTSSHPDFFAGASVDAVNSMGQTSLFTAALLGLGRIVDVLLDYGSDPNHRCYDGSTPVHAAAFSGNQWVLSKLLDEGGDLRAHDEGGKNPQYWAMSAGKESSAQMLEFIQRCTFHMQAAIQNFPCDPLRKICSSKALVSSPSRFGGLVQRNADSPLGRFLKGGVNAAKNIYSFGFGKFYLAGSGHLGYLASLPIIGEKEVVQADDEPAFSYRVGPCMTMTNLMWGSSRVTVKELSFQPHQNCSKLRLADLLIAEQEHSSKLRHPHLLQLMSVCLSSDLEKTRLVYERVNFGSLYSILHERRTEFPVLRMETILHVLLQINDALRFLHSRGFIHRTITSYAVQIVSSGEAKLCNMEYMIESKDGGEHSDLTRIPVPAQLYKWCSPEVILEKSVTVKSDVYSFCTVMQEALTETLPWKGIEDSVIKQLIISGQQLEADVRLPVPYYDVVKSGLESKQRNRSMNLQDIQYILKNDLRDLTKSQSCRADEMAKAQRPAVFADINICLSSTFSYQKRTLELNEKGVTEADSSAVPSYPVFPEENNALVDVEAPTSLQLVVQENSHDAASETQMTCSVSDVDDSLCSFEMNEVFASCPDFHEDFLEEGAELSRTVKDKKRQQKEKDENVLGDLCLSPGMYCEEKPGYEEGSISESVAECTTEEEEEKNEASDLSMLAQVRGDAGRRRSTLSSNEQHISKCVLDLKIVQSMLQQAAESLCRTEEKLDKLEAAEKQRKLLQGIWTNQLSEQVFCDRPCNRSDNIYQNSNNPFSGANTSLWKAVGPPSSDYIPPLMTCQSQGALHGGGFQAASNVTEETWAIQNEKWKCFHQRSKSENENSQHDLSFSEVKSLDDQVDLEHEHLLPRVSVRCKKKFNFQIQRGSDSRCAASGSKEERRCYPKPASEICSTKINEERRMMQPEWRTEVRQMARKVASGQLELIAPYLTSDCTSESEVESIKEAFPHVTSRVQKGGDQRGYRWHTGDSAEPWDVGCEDGSESEESDLESIFRSSGGGSCQSPSQDEQTESGLPVDKNSVILQQIETVSRGRSRELPCSFNSYPSESEEFLTPDSDYFLPPAVQESSELKKQRPEDAGSGIQVSGGKILLCGTAAQNSGSNTRGVNQLIPMPVASVEAAQEMMSREPQEDSKEKDTSVADIQDLSSIPCEEEHCYKDISCKTPGVSRVPPSVSTPISPEEKIAVSFEKHRCCHEVVLDSSLCICQEVSSAVSRTFTTAYGEERSTEVLSAFPGVCSSGLNEPGGLSIVASSSRSTRKAPALAQAPIHLLDELPAPAQELLDETDSDRNKMEGIEAKKEIEISEKCDCGAWTMETFNLAEETERAHSTLDDALGVLCAVSPDEQIEEQQQDEEIQGYALGAASLRDPRGVGRKKGVEEGGARARSNEADGCAGSSEGKHSESQKFRLREQQSATSPFRVIVLDQNGSPT from the exons ATGGAAAGCTACAAGGGAGATTGCTTATACCATCTTATCAACGCTTTTCAATCTATCTCGTTATATTTCTTATTCGCAGCAGGAACGTGGCAGTCACCTTCACTGTCAACAATcctgcccttcccttcctctttcccttttcttttagAGGAGGAAAACACTTCCAGTCATCCTGATTTCTTTGCAGGTGCTTCTGTTGATGCTGTGAATTCCATGGGCCAAACCTCTCTTTTCACTGCTGCATTGTTAGGCCTTGGTAGAATAGTGGATGTGCTGTTGGATTATGGCTCAGACCCTAACCA TCGCTGTTATGATGGAAGCACTCCAGTCCATGCAGCAGCTTTCTCAGGAAATCAGTGGGTTCTTAGCAAGTTACTGGATGAAGGAGGTGATCTGAGAGCGCATGATGAAGGTGGGAAAAATCCACAGTACTGGGCTATgtcagctggaaaagaaagcagtgctcAG ATGCTGGAATTCATACAGCGCTGTACATTCCACATGCAGGCTGCCATTCAGAATTTTCCCTGTGATCCCCTGAGGAAGATTTGCTCATCAAAAGCACTGGTTTCCAGTCCATCCAGGTTTGGTGGCCTTGTTCAAAG AAATGCTGACAGTCCTCTGGGTAGATTTCTGAAAGGTGGAGTTAATGCAGCCAAGAACATCTACAGCTTTGGTTTTGGGAAG TTCTATCTTGCAGGCAGCGGGCATCTGGGCTACTTGGCATCTCTCCCTATTAttggggaaaaagaagtggTTCAGGCAGACGATGAACCGGCGTTTTCTTACCGTGTTGGACCATGCATGACCATGACAAA CTTGATGTGGGGGAGCAGCAGAGTGACAGTGAAGGAACTCAGCTTTCAGCCCCATCAGAACTGCAGTAAGCTACGCTTAGCTGATCTTCTCattgcagagcaggagcacagtAG TAAGCTCCGTCATCCCCATTTGCTGCAGTTGATGTCTGTTTGTCTGTCCAGTGATTTGGAGAAAACCCGTTTGGTGTACGAGAGGGTCAACTTTGGTTCTTTGTACAGCATCCTGCATGAAAGG CGTACCGAATTCCCAGTGCTGCGCATGGAGACAATTCTGCATGTCCTCCTTCAAATCAATGATGCTTTACGTTTTCTGCACTCCCGTGGATTTATCCACCGTACAATTACCTCCTATGCTGTTCAGATTGTTTCTTCTGGTGAAGCAAAGCTATGCAACATGGAATACATGATAGAGAG CAAGGATGGTGGAGAACACAGTGATCTGACACGTATTCCTGTGCCAGCCCAGCTATATAAGTGGTGCTCTCCTGAAGTAATCCTTGAAAAGAGTGTCACGGTGAAATCTGATGTTTATAGCTTCTGCACAGTGATGCAAGAAGCCTTGACAG AGACCCTGCCCTGGAAAGGTATTGAAGACTCAGTAATTAAACAGCTCATAATTTCAGGACAGCAGTTGGAAGCAGATGTCAGACTTCCTGTACCCTATTATGACGTTGTGAAGTCAGGGCTAGAATCCAAACAGAGGAACCGCTCCATGAACCTCCAGGATATTCAGTACatactgaaaaatgatttaagG GACTTGACTAAGTCTCAGAGTTGTCGTGCTGATGAAATGGCAAAAGCACAGAGGCCTGCTGTCTTTGCAGATATAAACATCTGTTTGTCATCAACTTTCAGCTACCAGAAGAGAACACTGGAATTGAACGAAAAAGGGGTAACAGAGGCTG ACAGTTCTGCTGTCCCAAGTTACCCTGTTTTTCCTGAAGAGAATAATGCTTTAGTGGACGTTGAGGCACCCACCAGTCTGCAGCTAGTTGTGCAGGAAAACAGTCATGATGCAGCTTCTGAAACCCAGATGACCTGCAGTGTGAGTGATGTGGATGACAGCCTCTGTAGCTTTGAAATGAATGAAGTCTTTGCCAGTTGTCCTGACTTTCATGAAGACTTCCTGGAAGAAGGAGCTGAATTAAGTCGAACAGTAAAGgataaaaaaagacagcaaaaggaaaaagatgagaaTGTCCTTGGAGACCTGTGCCTGTCCCCTGGAATGTACTGTGAGGAAAAGCCAGGTTATGAGGAAGGCAGCATTTCAGAGTCAGTGGCAGAGTGCACtacagaagaggaggaagagaaaaatgaggcCTCTGACCTGAGCATGCTGGCACAGGTGAGAGGAGATGCTGGCAGGAGGAGGAGTACTCTGTCTTCAAATGAACAGCACATCAGTAAATGCGTCCTTGATTTAAAGATTGTTCAGAGCATgttgcagcaggcagcagagtccctgtgcagaacagaggaaaaactggACAAATTAGAggcagctgaaaagcaaaggaagcttCTGCAGGGAATTTGGACAAATCAGCTTTCTGAGCAAGTTTTTTGTGACAGACCCTGTAACAGATCTGATAATATTTATCAAAATAGCAATAACCCTTTTTCAGGAGCTAACACTTCTTTATGGAAGGCTGTAGGTCCGCCATCGAGTGACTACATTCCACCTCTGATGACATGCCAGTCACAAGGAGCTCTGCATGGAGGTGGTTTCCAGGCTGCTTCAAATGTGACTGAGGAAACGTGGGcaattcagaatgaaaagtgGAAATGCTTTCATCAGAGGAGTAAGagtgaaaatgagaacagcCAGCATGACCTCAGCTTCAGTGAGGTGAAAAGCCTTGATGATCAAGTGGACCTAGAACATGAG CATTTACTCCCACGTGTATCTGTTAGATGCAAAAAAAAGTTCAACTTTCAGATTCAGAGAGGGAGTGACTCACGTTGTGCAGCAAGTGGAAGCAAAGAAGAGAGGCG GTGCTATCCAAAACCAGCATCTGAAATTTGCAGCACAAAAATAAACGAGGAGAGAAGGATGATGCAGCCAGAATGGAGAA CTGAAGTAAGGCAGATGGCTAGAAAAGTGGCCTCAGGACAACTAGAGCTGATTGCCCCGTATCTAACCAGTGATTGTACATCTGAAAGTGAAGTGGAGAGTATAAAGGAAGCATTTCCACATGTCACCAGTAGAGTTCAAAAAGGTGGAGACCAACGAGGATATAGATGGCATACAGGTGACAGTGCTGAGCCTTGGGATGTGGGCTGCGAGGATGGATCTGAATCTGAGGAGAGTGATCTGGAGTCTATATTCAGAAGTTCTGGAG GGGGAAGTTGCCAGTCACCATCACAAGATGAACAGACAGAATCTGGACTACCTGTTGATAAGAATTCAGTCATTTTGCAACAAATTGAGACTGTCTCTAGG GGGCGTTCAAGAGAATTACCTTGTTCCTTTAATTCATATCCCAGTGAGTCTGAAGAATTCTTGACTCCAGATTCTGattatttccttcctcctgctgttcAGGAAAGCTCAGAACTAAAG AAACAGAGGCCTGAAGATGCAGGATCAGGTATTCAGGTATCAG gaggaaaaatattactctgcggcacagcagcacagaactctGGCAGTAACACACGAGGAGTGAATCAGCTTATCCCTATGCCTGTAGCCAG TGTTGAAGCAGCACAAGAAATGATGTCAAGGGAGCCGCAGGAAGACTCCAAAGAAAAAGACAC ATCAGTGGCAGATATTCAGGATTTGTCAAGTATTCCCTGTGAGGAGGAGCACTGCTACAAGGACATAAGTTGTAAAACACCTGGAGTGAGTCGTGTGCCCCCCAGTGTCAGCACTCCAATCAGTCCAG AGGAAAAAATTGCAGTGTCCTTTGAGAAGCACAGATGCTGCCATGAAGTAGTTTTGGATTCTTCCTTGTGCATTTGTCAAGAGGTTTCTTCTGCAGTGTCCCGGACGTTCACCACAGCCTACggagaggaaaggagcactgaagttctctctgcttttccaggcGTTTGCTCCTCTGGATTGAATGAGCCT GGTGGATTGTCAATCGTTGCTTCATCCTCGAGAAGCACCAGGAAGGCACCTG CGCTCGCTCAGGCACCTATCCACCTCCTGGATGAGCTCCCTGCACCAGCCCAAGAGCTGCTGGATGAAACTG ATTCTGATCgaaataaaatggaaggcatagaagcaaaaaaagaaattgagataAGTGAGAAGTGTGATTGTGGTGCATGGACTATGGAGACATTTAATCtagcagaggaaacagaaag GGCTCACTCTACTCTTGATGACGCTTTAGGAgttctctgtgctgtttctccAGATGAGCAAATTGAAGAACAACAACAAGATGAGGAAATTCAGGGATATGCTCTTGG GGCTGCGAGCCTGAGAGATCCACGAGGTgttggaaggaagaagggagtAGAGGAAGGTGGAGCCAGGGCACGAAGCAATGAGGCAGACGGCTGTGCTGGGAGTTCAGAAG gcaaGCACTCTGAAAGTCAGAAATTCCGCTTACGGGAACAGCAGTCTGCAACTTCTCCATTCAG GGTAATTGTTTTGGATCAGAACGGTTCTCCTACGTGA
- the TEX14 gene encoding inactive serine/threonine-protein kinase TEX14 isoform X4: MESYKGDCLYHLINAFQSISLYFLFAAGTWQSPSLSTILPFPSSFPFLLEEENTSSHPDFFAGASVDAVNSMGQTSLFTAALLGLGRIVDVLLDYGSDPNHRCYDGSTPVHAAAFSGNQWVLSKLLDEGGDLRAHDEGGKNPQYWAMSAGKESSAQMLEFIQRCTFHMQAAIQNFPCDPLRKICSSKALVSSPSRFGGLVQRNADSPLGRFLKGGVNAAKNIYSFGFGKFYLAGSGHLGYLASLPIIGEKEVVQADDEPAFSYRVGPCMTMTNLMWGSSRVTVKELSFQPHQNCSKLRLADLLIAEQEHSSKLRHPHLLQLMSVCLSSDLEKTRLVYERVNFGSLYSILHERRTEFPVLRMETILHVLLQINDALRFLHSRGFIHRTITSYAVQIVSSGEAKLCNMEYMIESKDGGEHSDLTRIPVPAQLYKWCSPEVILEKSVTVKSDVYSFCTVMQEALTETLPWKGIEDSVIKQLIISGQQLEADVRLPVPYYDVVKSGLESKQRNRSMNLQDIQYILKNDLRDLTKSQSCRADEMAKAQRPAVFADINICLSSTFSYQKRTLELNEKGVTEADSSAVPSYPVFPEENNALVDVEAPTSLQLVVQENSHDAASETQMTCSVSDVDDSLCSFEMNEVFASCPDFHEDFLEEGAELSRTVKDKKRQQKEKDENVLGDLCLSPGMYCEEKPGYEEGSISESVAECTTEEEEEKNEASDLSMLAQVRGDAGRRRSTLSSNEQHISKCVLDLKIVQSMLQQAAESLCRTEEKLDKLEAAEKQRKLLQGIWTNQLSEQVFCDRPCNRSDNIYQNSNNPFSGANTSLWKAVGPPSSDYIPPLMTCQSQGALHGGGFQAASNVTEETWAIQNEKWKCFHQRSKSENENSQHDLSFSEVKSLDDQVDLEHEHLLPRVSVRCKKKFNFQIQRGSDSRCAASGSKEERRCYPKPASEICSTKINEERRMMQPEWRTEVRQMARKVASGQLELIAPYLTSDCTSESEVESIKEAFPHVTSRVQKGGDQRGYRWHTGDSAEPWDVGCEDGSESEESDLESIFRSSGGGSCQSPSQDEQTESGLPVDKNSVILQQIETVSRGRSRELPCSFNSYPSESEEFLTPDSDYFLPPAVQESSELKKQRPEDAGSGIQVSGGKILLCGTAAQNSGSNTRGVNQLIPMPVASVEAAQEMMSREPQEDSKEKDTSVADIQDLSSIPCEEEHCYKDISCKTPGVSRVPPSVSTPISPEEKIAVSFEKHRCCHEVVLDSSLCICQEVSSAVSRTFTTAYGEERSTEVLSAFPGVCSSGLNEPGGLSIVASSSRSTRKAPALAQAPIHLLDELPAPAQELLDETDSDRNKMEGIEAKKEIEISEKCDCGAWTMETFNLAEETERAASLRDPRGVGRKKGVEEGGARARSNEADGCAGSSEGKHSESQKFRLREQQSATSPFRVIVLDQNGSPT, translated from the exons ATGGAAAGCTACAAGGGAGATTGCTTATACCATCTTATCAACGCTTTTCAATCTATCTCGTTATATTTCTTATTCGCAGCAGGAACGTGGCAGTCACCTTCACTGTCAACAATcctgcccttcccttcctctttcccttttcttttagAGGAGGAAAACACTTCCAGTCATCCTGATTTCTTTGCAGGTGCTTCTGTTGATGCTGTGAATTCCATGGGCCAAACCTCTCTTTTCACTGCTGCATTGTTAGGCCTTGGTAGAATAGTGGATGTGCTGTTGGATTATGGCTCAGACCCTAACCA TCGCTGTTATGATGGAAGCACTCCAGTCCATGCAGCAGCTTTCTCAGGAAATCAGTGGGTTCTTAGCAAGTTACTGGATGAAGGAGGTGATCTGAGAGCGCATGATGAAGGTGGGAAAAATCCACAGTACTGGGCTATgtcagctggaaaagaaagcagtgctcAG ATGCTGGAATTCATACAGCGCTGTACATTCCACATGCAGGCTGCCATTCAGAATTTTCCCTGTGATCCCCTGAGGAAGATTTGCTCATCAAAAGCACTGGTTTCCAGTCCATCCAGGTTTGGTGGCCTTGTTCAAAG AAATGCTGACAGTCCTCTGGGTAGATTTCTGAAAGGTGGAGTTAATGCAGCCAAGAACATCTACAGCTTTGGTTTTGGGAAG TTCTATCTTGCAGGCAGCGGGCATCTGGGCTACTTGGCATCTCTCCCTATTAttggggaaaaagaagtggTTCAGGCAGACGATGAACCGGCGTTTTCTTACCGTGTTGGACCATGCATGACCATGACAAA CTTGATGTGGGGGAGCAGCAGAGTGACAGTGAAGGAACTCAGCTTTCAGCCCCATCAGAACTGCAGTAAGCTACGCTTAGCTGATCTTCTCattgcagagcaggagcacagtAG TAAGCTCCGTCATCCCCATTTGCTGCAGTTGATGTCTGTTTGTCTGTCCAGTGATTTGGAGAAAACCCGTTTGGTGTACGAGAGGGTCAACTTTGGTTCTTTGTACAGCATCCTGCATGAAAGG CGTACCGAATTCCCAGTGCTGCGCATGGAGACAATTCTGCATGTCCTCCTTCAAATCAATGATGCTTTACGTTTTCTGCACTCCCGTGGATTTATCCACCGTACAATTACCTCCTATGCTGTTCAGATTGTTTCTTCTGGTGAAGCAAAGCTATGCAACATGGAATACATGATAGAGAG CAAGGATGGTGGAGAACACAGTGATCTGACACGTATTCCTGTGCCAGCCCAGCTATATAAGTGGTGCTCTCCTGAAGTAATCCTTGAAAAGAGTGTCACGGTGAAATCTGATGTTTATAGCTTCTGCACAGTGATGCAAGAAGCCTTGACAG AGACCCTGCCCTGGAAAGGTATTGAAGACTCAGTAATTAAACAGCTCATAATTTCAGGACAGCAGTTGGAAGCAGATGTCAGACTTCCTGTACCCTATTATGACGTTGTGAAGTCAGGGCTAGAATCCAAACAGAGGAACCGCTCCATGAACCTCCAGGATATTCAGTACatactgaaaaatgatttaagG GACTTGACTAAGTCTCAGAGTTGTCGTGCTGATGAAATGGCAAAAGCACAGAGGCCTGCTGTCTTTGCAGATATAAACATCTGTTTGTCATCAACTTTCAGCTACCAGAAGAGAACACTGGAATTGAACGAAAAAGGGGTAACAGAGGCTG ACAGTTCTGCTGTCCCAAGTTACCCTGTTTTTCCTGAAGAGAATAATGCTTTAGTGGACGTTGAGGCACCCACCAGTCTGCAGCTAGTTGTGCAGGAAAACAGTCATGATGCAGCTTCTGAAACCCAGATGACCTGCAGTGTGAGTGATGTGGATGACAGCCTCTGTAGCTTTGAAATGAATGAAGTCTTTGCCAGTTGTCCTGACTTTCATGAAGACTTCCTGGAAGAAGGAGCTGAATTAAGTCGAACAGTAAAGgataaaaaaagacagcaaaaggaaaaagatgagaaTGTCCTTGGAGACCTGTGCCTGTCCCCTGGAATGTACTGTGAGGAAAAGCCAGGTTATGAGGAAGGCAGCATTTCAGAGTCAGTGGCAGAGTGCACtacagaagaggaggaagagaaaaatgaggcCTCTGACCTGAGCATGCTGGCACAGGTGAGAGGAGATGCTGGCAGGAGGAGGAGTACTCTGTCTTCAAATGAACAGCACATCAGTAAATGCGTCCTTGATTTAAAGATTGTTCAGAGCATgttgcagcaggcagcagagtccctgtgcagaacagaggaaaaactggACAAATTAGAggcagctgaaaagcaaaggaagcttCTGCAGGGAATTTGGACAAATCAGCTTTCTGAGCAAGTTTTTTGTGACAGACCCTGTAACAGATCTGATAATATTTATCAAAATAGCAATAACCCTTTTTCAGGAGCTAACACTTCTTTATGGAAGGCTGTAGGTCCGCCATCGAGTGACTACATTCCACCTCTGATGACATGCCAGTCACAAGGAGCTCTGCATGGAGGTGGTTTCCAGGCTGCTTCAAATGTGACTGAGGAAACGTGGGcaattcagaatgaaaagtgGAAATGCTTTCATCAGAGGAGTAAGagtgaaaatgagaacagcCAGCATGACCTCAGCTTCAGTGAGGTGAAAAGCCTTGATGATCAAGTGGACCTAGAACATGAG CATTTACTCCCACGTGTATCTGTTAGATGCAAAAAAAAGTTCAACTTTCAGATTCAGAGAGGGAGTGACTCACGTTGTGCAGCAAGTGGAAGCAAAGAAGAGAGGCG GTGCTATCCAAAACCAGCATCTGAAATTTGCAGCACAAAAATAAACGAGGAGAGAAGGATGATGCAGCCAGAATGGAGAA CTGAAGTAAGGCAGATGGCTAGAAAAGTGGCCTCAGGACAACTAGAGCTGATTGCCCCGTATCTAACCAGTGATTGTACATCTGAAAGTGAAGTGGAGAGTATAAAGGAAGCATTTCCACATGTCACCAGTAGAGTTCAAAAAGGTGGAGACCAACGAGGATATAGATGGCATACAGGTGACAGTGCTGAGCCTTGGGATGTGGGCTGCGAGGATGGATCTGAATCTGAGGAGAGTGATCTGGAGTCTATATTCAGAAGTTCTGGAG GGGGAAGTTGCCAGTCACCATCACAAGATGAACAGACAGAATCTGGACTACCTGTTGATAAGAATTCAGTCATTTTGCAACAAATTGAGACTGTCTCTAGG GGGCGTTCAAGAGAATTACCTTGTTCCTTTAATTCATATCCCAGTGAGTCTGAAGAATTCTTGACTCCAGATTCTGattatttccttcctcctgctgttcAGGAAAGCTCAGAACTAAAG AAACAGAGGCCTGAAGATGCAGGATCAGGTATTCAGGTATCAG gaggaaaaatattactctgcggcacagcagcacagaactctGGCAGTAACACACGAGGAGTGAATCAGCTTATCCCTATGCCTGTAGCCAG TGTTGAAGCAGCACAAGAAATGATGTCAAGGGAGCCGCAGGAAGACTCCAAAGAAAAAGACAC ATCAGTGGCAGATATTCAGGATTTGTCAAGTATTCCCTGTGAGGAGGAGCACTGCTACAAGGACATAAGTTGTAAAACACCTGGAGTGAGTCGTGTGCCCCCCAGTGTCAGCACTCCAATCAGTCCAG AGGAAAAAATTGCAGTGTCCTTTGAGAAGCACAGATGCTGCCATGAAGTAGTTTTGGATTCTTCCTTGTGCATTTGTCAAGAGGTTTCTTCTGCAGTGTCCCGGACGTTCACCACAGCCTACggagaggaaaggagcactgaagttctctctgcttttccaggcGTTTGCTCCTCTGGATTGAATGAGCCT GGTGGATTGTCAATCGTTGCTTCATCCTCGAGAAGCACCAGGAAGGCACCTG CGCTCGCTCAGGCACCTATCCACCTCCTGGATGAGCTCCCTGCACCAGCCCAAGAGCTGCTGGATGAAACTG ATTCTGATCgaaataaaatggaaggcatagaagcaaaaaaagaaattgagataAGTGAGAAGTGTGATTGTGGTGCATGGACTATGGAGACATTTAATCtagcagaggaaacagaaag GGCTGCGAGCCTGAGAGATCCACGAGGTgttggaaggaagaagggagtAGAGGAAGGTGGAGCCAGGGCACGAAGCAATGAGGCAGACGGCTGTGCTGGGAGTTCAGAAG gcaaGCACTCTGAAAGTCAGAAATTCCGCTTACGGGAACAGCAGTCTGCAACTTCTCCATTCAG GGTAATTGTTTTGGATCAGAACGGTTCTCCTACGTGA